The following proteins are encoded in a genomic region of Stigmatopora nigra isolate UIUO_SnigA chromosome 3, RoL_Snig_1.1, whole genome shotgun sequence:
- the wt1b gene encoding WT1 transcription factor b isoform X2 codes for MLTEAYGAMPMGSDLLDLSLLSPSPQVSSLSGAGGGCGQWPPLLDLHPGSPYNSLPSHHSLIKQEPSWAGADPIDDPHCGLGAFTLHFSGQFTGSGPCRVGAFGEPPAGQPRGFSSGTYIPGCMESPPTPRNQGYGTMGLDGNSSYAHTPSHHTPQLSSLSFKHEDTLSPPNNIVEQQYPHPPPNPPMFGCHNPAESCASNQALLLRNYNSDNLYQMASQLECVTWNQMNTLASSMKSNHTTSYDNEPIAPPPPMLVSAQYRIHTHGVFRGLQDVRRVPSLAPPVKSPEPGAKRPFVCAHPGCSKKYFKLSHLQMHGRKHTGEKPYQCDVTECGRRFSRSDQLKRHQRRHTGVKPFECETCQRKFSRSDHLKTHTRTHTGEKPFMCRWSNCQKKFARSDELVRHHSMHQRNLTKLQPAI; via the exons ATGCTGACCGAAGCGTACGGTGCCATGCCAATGGGCTCGGACCTCCTAGATCTGAGTCTCCTGTCTCCGAGCCCTCAGGTGTCCTCCCTGAGTGGGGCTGGAGGGGGCTGCGGACAGTGGCCGCCACTTTTGGATCTCCATCCTGGATCTCCCTACAACTCCCTGCCTTCCCACCACTCCCTCATCAAGCAGGAGCCCAGCTGGGCGGGCGCCGACCCAATCGATGATCCCCACTGTGGACTCGGGGCCTTCACGTTGCACTTCTCGGGCCAGTTCACAGGCTCGGGCCCTTGCAGGGTCGGGGCTTTCGGTGAGCCGCCAGCGGGCCAGCCCAGAGGTTTCTCCAGTGGAACATACATCCCTGGCTGCATGGAGAGTCCTCCTACACCCAGGAACCAAG gtTATGGCACGATGGGTTTAGACGGGAACTCCAGTTACGCTCACACGCCGTCTCACCACACCCCTCAACTCTCCAGCCTATCCTTCAAGCACGAGGACACGCTGTCGCCACCAAACAACATTG TTGAGCAGCAATACCCTCATCCTCCTCCTAACCCTCCTATGTTTGGGTGCCATAATCCTGCAGAGTCTTGCGCAAGCAACCAAGCACTACTCTTAAGGAACTACAACAG TGATAACCTGTACCAAATGGCATCTCAGCTGGAATGTGTTACATGGAATCAGATGAACACACTGGCATCTTCAATGAAGAG CAATCATACAACCAGCTACGACAATGAACCCATAGCACCGCCCCCACCCATGCTGGTGAGCGCCCAGTACCGCATCCATACGCATGGCGTCTTTAGGGGGCTTCAG GATGTAAGACGGGTTCCCAGTCTTGCTCCCCCAGTAAAGTCACCCGAGCCCGGTGCCAAACGCCCTTTTGTGTGCGCGCATCCTGGCTGCAGCAAGAAGTATTTCAAACTTTCACATCTGCAGATGCACGGGCGAAAACACACAG GAGAAAAGCCGTACCAGTGTGATGTCACTGAATGTGGTCGCAGATTCTCACGCTCCGATCAGCTGAAGAGACACCAGCGCAGACATACAG GAGTGAAGCCCTTTGAATGCGAGACATGTCAGCGAAAGTTTTCACGGTCAGACCACCTTAAGACTCACACTCGGACTCATACAG GCGAGAAGCCCTTCATGTGCCGCTGGTCCAACTGCCAGAAGAAGTTTGCCCGCTCCGACGAGCTGGTGCGCCACCACAGCATGCACCAGAGGAACCTGACCAAGCTGCAGCCTGCCATCTGA
- the wt1b gene encoding WT1 transcription factor b isoform X3: MLTEAYGAMPMGSDLLDLSLLSPSPQVSSLSGAGGGCGQWPPLLDLHPGSPYNSLPSHHSLIKQEPSWAGADPIDDPHCGLGAFTLHFSGQFTGSGPCRVGAFGEPPAGQPRGFSSGTYIPGCMESPPTPRNQGYGTMGLDGNSSYAHTPSHHTPQLSSLSFKHEDTLSPPNNIVEQQYPHPPPNPPMFGCHNPAESCASNQALLLRNYNSNHTTSYDNEPIAPPPPMLVSAQYRIHTHGVFRGLQDVRRVPSLAPPVKSPEPGAKRPFVCAHPGCSKKYFKLSHLQMHGRKHTGEKPYQCDVTECGRRFSRSDQLKRHQRRHTGVKPFECETCQRKFSRSDHLKTHTRTHTGKTSEKPFMCRWSNCQKKFARSDELVRHHSMHQRNLTKLQPAI; this comes from the exons ATGCTGACCGAAGCGTACGGTGCCATGCCAATGGGCTCGGACCTCCTAGATCTGAGTCTCCTGTCTCCGAGCCCTCAGGTGTCCTCCCTGAGTGGGGCTGGAGGGGGCTGCGGACAGTGGCCGCCACTTTTGGATCTCCATCCTGGATCTCCCTACAACTCCCTGCCTTCCCACCACTCCCTCATCAAGCAGGAGCCCAGCTGGGCGGGCGCCGACCCAATCGATGATCCCCACTGTGGACTCGGGGCCTTCACGTTGCACTTCTCGGGCCAGTTCACAGGCTCGGGCCCTTGCAGGGTCGGGGCTTTCGGTGAGCCGCCAGCGGGCCAGCCCAGAGGTTTCTCCAGTGGAACATACATCCCTGGCTGCATGGAGAGTCCTCCTACACCCAGGAACCAAG gtTATGGCACGATGGGTTTAGACGGGAACTCCAGTTACGCTCACACGCCGTCTCACCACACCCCTCAACTCTCCAGCCTATCCTTCAAGCACGAGGACACGCTGTCGCCACCAAACAACATTG TTGAGCAGCAATACCCTCATCCTCCTCCTAACCCTCCTATGTTTGGGTGCCATAATCCTGCAGAGTCTTGCGCAAGCAACCAAGCACTACTCTTAAGGAACTACAACAG CAATCATACAACCAGCTACGACAATGAACCCATAGCACCGCCCCCACCCATGCTGGTGAGCGCCCAGTACCGCATCCATACGCATGGCGTCTTTAGGGGGCTTCAG GATGTAAGACGGGTTCCCAGTCTTGCTCCCCCAGTAAAGTCACCCGAGCCCGGTGCCAAACGCCCTTTTGTGTGCGCGCATCCTGGCTGCAGCAAGAAGTATTTCAAACTTTCACATCTGCAGATGCACGGGCGAAAACACACAG GAGAAAAGCCGTACCAGTGTGATGTCACTGAATGTGGTCGCAGATTCTCACGCTCCGATCAGCTGAAGAGACACCAGCGCAGACATACAG GAGTGAAGCCCTTTGAATGCGAGACATGTCAGCGAAAGTTTTCACGGTCAGACCACCTTAAGACTCACACTCGGACTCATACAGGTAAAACAA GCGAGAAGCCCTTCATGTGCCGCTGGTCCAACTGCCAGAAGAAGTTTGCCCGCTCCGACGAGCTGGTGCGCCACCACAGCATGCACCAGAGGAACCTGACCAAGCTGCAGCCTGCCATCTGA
- the wt1b gene encoding WT1 transcription factor b isoform X4 → MLTEAYGAMPMGSDLLDLSLLSPSPQVSSLSGAGGGCGQWPPLLDLHPGSPYNSLPSHHSLIKQEPSWAGADPIDDPHCGLGAFTLHFSGQFTGSGPCRVGAFGEPPAGQPRGFSSGTYIPGCMESPPTPRNQGYGTMGLDGNSSYAHTPSHHTPQLSSLSFKHEDTLSPPNNIVEQQYPHPPPNPPMFGCHNPAESCASNQALLLRNYNSNHTTSYDNEPIAPPPPMLVSAQYRIHTHGVFRGLQDVRRVPSLAPPVKSPEPGAKRPFVCAHPGCSKKYFKLSHLQMHGRKHTGEKPYQCDVTECGRRFSRSDQLKRHQRRHTGVKPFECETCQRKFSRSDHLKTHTRTHTGEKPFMCRWSNCQKKFARSDELVRHHSMHQRNLTKLQPAI, encoded by the exons ATGCTGACCGAAGCGTACGGTGCCATGCCAATGGGCTCGGACCTCCTAGATCTGAGTCTCCTGTCTCCGAGCCCTCAGGTGTCCTCCCTGAGTGGGGCTGGAGGGGGCTGCGGACAGTGGCCGCCACTTTTGGATCTCCATCCTGGATCTCCCTACAACTCCCTGCCTTCCCACCACTCCCTCATCAAGCAGGAGCCCAGCTGGGCGGGCGCCGACCCAATCGATGATCCCCACTGTGGACTCGGGGCCTTCACGTTGCACTTCTCGGGCCAGTTCACAGGCTCGGGCCCTTGCAGGGTCGGGGCTTTCGGTGAGCCGCCAGCGGGCCAGCCCAGAGGTTTCTCCAGTGGAACATACATCCCTGGCTGCATGGAGAGTCCTCCTACACCCAGGAACCAAG gtTATGGCACGATGGGTTTAGACGGGAACTCCAGTTACGCTCACACGCCGTCTCACCACACCCCTCAACTCTCCAGCCTATCCTTCAAGCACGAGGACACGCTGTCGCCACCAAACAACATTG TTGAGCAGCAATACCCTCATCCTCCTCCTAACCCTCCTATGTTTGGGTGCCATAATCCTGCAGAGTCTTGCGCAAGCAACCAAGCACTACTCTTAAGGAACTACAACAG CAATCATACAACCAGCTACGACAATGAACCCATAGCACCGCCCCCACCCATGCTGGTGAGCGCCCAGTACCGCATCCATACGCATGGCGTCTTTAGGGGGCTTCAG GATGTAAGACGGGTTCCCAGTCTTGCTCCCCCAGTAAAGTCACCCGAGCCCGGTGCCAAACGCCCTTTTGTGTGCGCGCATCCTGGCTGCAGCAAGAAGTATTTCAAACTTTCACATCTGCAGATGCACGGGCGAAAACACACAG GAGAAAAGCCGTACCAGTGTGATGTCACTGAATGTGGTCGCAGATTCTCACGCTCCGATCAGCTGAAGAGACACCAGCGCAGACATACAG GAGTGAAGCCCTTTGAATGCGAGACATGTCAGCGAAAGTTTTCACGGTCAGACCACCTTAAGACTCACACTCGGACTCATACAG GCGAGAAGCCCTTCATGTGCCGCTGGTCCAACTGCCAGAAGAAGTTTGCCCGCTCCGACGAGCTGGTGCGCCACCACAGCATGCACCAGAGGAACCTGACCAAGCTGCAGCCTGCCATCTGA
- the wt1b gene encoding WT1 transcription factor b isoform X1 has protein sequence MLTEAYGAMPMGSDLLDLSLLSPSPQVSSLSGAGGGCGQWPPLLDLHPGSPYNSLPSHHSLIKQEPSWAGADPIDDPHCGLGAFTLHFSGQFTGSGPCRVGAFGEPPAGQPRGFSSGTYIPGCMESPPTPRNQGYGTMGLDGNSSYAHTPSHHTPQLSSLSFKHEDTLSPPNNIVEQQYPHPPPNPPMFGCHNPAESCASNQALLLRNYNSDNLYQMASQLECVTWNQMNTLASSMKSNHTTSYDNEPIAPPPPMLVSAQYRIHTHGVFRGLQDVRRVPSLAPPVKSPEPGAKRPFVCAHPGCSKKYFKLSHLQMHGRKHTGEKPYQCDVTECGRRFSRSDQLKRHQRRHTGVKPFECETCQRKFSRSDHLKTHTRTHTGKTSEKPFMCRWSNCQKKFARSDELVRHHSMHQRNLTKLQPAI, from the exons ATGCTGACCGAAGCGTACGGTGCCATGCCAATGGGCTCGGACCTCCTAGATCTGAGTCTCCTGTCTCCGAGCCCTCAGGTGTCCTCCCTGAGTGGGGCTGGAGGGGGCTGCGGACAGTGGCCGCCACTTTTGGATCTCCATCCTGGATCTCCCTACAACTCCCTGCCTTCCCACCACTCCCTCATCAAGCAGGAGCCCAGCTGGGCGGGCGCCGACCCAATCGATGATCCCCACTGTGGACTCGGGGCCTTCACGTTGCACTTCTCGGGCCAGTTCACAGGCTCGGGCCCTTGCAGGGTCGGGGCTTTCGGTGAGCCGCCAGCGGGCCAGCCCAGAGGTTTCTCCAGTGGAACATACATCCCTGGCTGCATGGAGAGTCCTCCTACACCCAGGAACCAAG gtTATGGCACGATGGGTTTAGACGGGAACTCCAGTTACGCTCACACGCCGTCTCACCACACCCCTCAACTCTCCAGCCTATCCTTCAAGCACGAGGACACGCTGTCGCCACCAAACAACATTG TTGAGCAGCAATACCCTCATCCTCCTCCTAACCCTCCTATGTTTGGGTGCCATAATCCTGCAGAGTCTTGCGCAAGCAACCAAGCACTACTCTTAAGGAACTACAACAG TGATAACCTGTACCAAATGGCATCTCAGCTGGAATGTGTTACATGGAATCAGATGAACACACTGGCATCTTCAATGAAGAG CAATCATACAACCAGCTACGACAATGAACCCATAGCACCGCCCCCACCCATGCTGGTGAGCGCCCAGTACCGCATCCATACGCATGGCGTCTTTAGGGGGCTTCAG GATGTAAGACGGGTTCCCAGTCTTGCTCCCCCAGTAAAGTCACCCGAGCCCGGTGCCAAACGCCCTTTTGTGTGCGCGCATCCTGGCTGCAGCAAGAAGTATTTCAAACTTTCACATCTGCAGATGCACGGGCGAAAACACACAG GAGAAAAGCCGTACCAGTGTGATGTCACTGAATGTGGTCGCAGATTCTCACGCTCCGATCAGCTGAAGAGACACCAGCGCAGACATACAG GAGTGAAGCCCTTTGAATGCGAGACATGTCAGCGAAAGTTTTCACGGTCAGACCACCTTAAGACTCACACTCGGACTCATACAGGTAAAACAA GCGAGAAGCCCTTCATGTGCCGCTGGTCCAACTGCCAGAAGAAGTTTGCCCGCTCCGACGAGCTGGTGCGCCACCACAGCATGCACCAGAGGAACCTGACCAAGCTGCAGCCTGCCATCTGA